A single region of the Nocardioides aurantiacus genome encodes:
- the mca gene encoding mycothiol conjugate amidase Mca, with the protein MLRLMHVHAHPDDESSKGAASTVKYVHEGVDVHVVTCTGGERGSILNPKMERPDVLANITEIRRAEMEAAREILGVTQHWLGYVDSGWPEGDPKPPLPEGCFGLVDPEEAAEPLVRLIRSVRPHVVTTYDENGGYPHPDHIMCHLVSMAAFEAAGDPDRFPDAGEPWKPFKLYYQHGFNRPRSLAIHEAMEAAGLESPFAERLKEWKADPAHDARITTRVPCGEYFEVRDRALIAHATQIDPDGFFFKAPIALQQQVWPTEEFELVVSRVESPLPEDDLFAGVRGRDDLD; encoded by the coding sequence ATGCTGCGGCTCATGCACGTGCACGCCCACCCCGACGACGAGTCGAGCAAGGGCGCTGCCTCCACGGTGAAGTACGTCCACGAGGGCGTCGACGTGCACGTCGTGACCTGCACGGGCGGGGAGCGGGGCTCGATCCTCAACCCCAAGATGGAGCGCCCCGACGTCCTGGCCAACATCACCGAGATCCGTCGCGCCGAGATGGAGGCCGCCCGCGAGATCCTCGGCGTCACCCAGCACTGGTTGGGCTACGTCGACTCCGGCTGGCCCGAGGGCGACCCCAAGCCGCCGCTGCCCGAGGGCTGCTTCGGGCTGGTCGACCCCGAGGAGGCGGCCGAGCCGCTGGTCCGGCTGATCCGCTCGGTGCGCCCCCACGTCGTGACGACGTACGACGAGAACGGTGGCTACCCGCACCCGGACCACATCATGTGCCACCTCGTCTCCATGGCGGCCTTCGAGGCGGCCGGCGACCCCGACCGGTTCCCCGACGCGGGCGAGCCCTGGAAGCCCTTCAAGCTCTACTACCAGCACGGCTTCAACCGGCCCCGCTCGTTGGCGATCCACGAGGCGATGGAGGCCGCCGGGCTGGAGTCGCCCTTCGCCGAGCGGCTCAAGGAGTGGAAGGCCGACCCGGCGCACGACGCCCGCATCACCACCCGGGTGCCGTGCGGGGAGTACTTCGAGGTCCGCGACCGGGCGCTGATCGCCCACGCCACCCAGATCGACCCCGACGGGTTCTTCTTCAAGGCGCCGATCGCGCTGCAGCAGCAGGTGTGGCCGACCGAGGAGTTCGAGCTGGTCGTCTCCCGCGTCGAGTCGCCGCTGCCCGAGGACGACCTGTTCGCCGGCGTCCGCGGCCGCGACGACCTGGACTGA
- a CDS encoding DUF4307 domain-containing protein, which yields MTSPSRPESGPGSSPTHDTGTDLAERYGRSDAARRRRLVVAVSGLVGVVALAWLGWVALDSSSPDVQSRLTAYDVVDGRTARATVTVTLADPDVRASCLVRAVAVDSSPVGERSFTVTGVEGPSRVVVDVRTEREADTVRLIGCTTPDQSRPR from the coding sequence GTGACCAGCCCGAGCAGACCGGAGTCCGGCCCCGGGTCCAGCCCGACGCACGACACCGGCACCGACCTCGCCGAGCGCTACGGCCGCAGCGACGCCGCCCGACGCCGACGCCTCGTCGTCGCCGTCTCGGGGCTCGTCGGCGTGGTCGCGCTCGCGTGGCTGGGGTGGGTGGCCCTGGACTCCAGCAGCCCGGACGTGCAGTCGCGGCTCACGGCGTACGACGTGGTCGACGGGCGGACCGCCCGGGCCACCGTGACCGTCACGCTCGCCGACCCGGACGTCCGTGCCAGCTGCCTGGTGCGGGCCGTGGCGGTCGACAGCAGCCCGGTCGGCGAGCGCAGCTTCACCGTCACCGGGGTCGAGGGCCCCTCGCGGGTCGTCGTCGACGTCCGCACCGAGCGCGAGGCCGACACCGTCCGGCTGATCGGCTGCACCACGCCGGACCAGTCACGTCCCCGCTGA
- the greA gene encoding transcription elongation factor GreA codes for MSEQTSGAVWLTQAKYDELKAELEELRGPTRSDIVKRVSDARDEGDLKENAGYHAARDELGKIDGRIQQLTDMLEKAEVGETPADDGVVEPGMKVTVNLVGLDFEETFLFGAREMAGDDIKVYSPQSPLGQAIHGSRRGDTVTYTLPNGKEQKAEIVEAVPYSG; via the coding sequence ATGAGCGAGCAGACCTCCGGCGCCGTCTGGCTGACGCAGGCCAAGTACGACGAGCTGAAGGCCGAGCTCGAGGAGCTGCGCGGCCCGACGCGCTCCGACATCGTCAAGCGCGTCAGCGACGCCCGCGACGAGGGTGACCTCAAGGAGAACGCCGGCTACCACGCCGCGCGCGACGAGCTCGGCAAGATCGACGGCCGGATCCAGCAGCTCACCGACATGCTCGAGAAGGCCGAGGTCGGCGAGACCCCCGCCGACGACGGCGTCGTCGAGCCCGGCATGAAGGTGACCGTCAACCTCGTCGGCCTCGACTTCGAGGAGACCTTCCTCTTCGGCGCCCGCGAGATGGCCGGCGACGACATCAAGGTCTACTCGCCGCAGTCCCCGCTGGGCCAGGCCATCCACGGCTCGCGGCGCGGCGACACCGTCACCTACACCCTGCCCAACGGCAAGGAGCAGAAGGCCGAGATCGTCGAGGCGGTCCCCTACTCCGGCTGA
- the ilvA gene encoding threonine ammonia-lyase, with translation MSVTLADIEACRAVVGEVALTTPVEESRWLQAMVGGRVLLKCENLQRTGSFKIRGAYLRLSRLTPEERARGVVAASAGNHAQGVALAAQLLGIKATVFMPDGAPIPKANATRGYGAEVRFHGLSLTEALVRAQEFSDETGAVFIHPFDHADIMTGQGTCGLEVLEQAPEVRTVLIPTGGGGLLAGMALAIKASRPDVRVVGVQAAEAAAYPESLRTGAPVALERMATMADGIAVAKPGDLPFEAIQRCVDEVVTVSEDSLSRALVLLLERAKMVVEPSGAAAVAAVLDAPQAFETPMVAVLSGGNVDPLLLGNLIRHGMAAGGRYLNIRCVIPDRPGGLATLLADLAGSGANVLEVAHERTSTTLHIGEVEVRLQLETRGAPHAESVLARLRDHGYAVRD, from the coding sequence ATGAGCGTCACGCTCGCCGACATCGAGGCCTGCCGCGCCGTCGTGGGGGAGGTCGCCCTGACGACCCCGGTCGAGGAGTCGCGCTGGCTGCAGGCGATGGTCGGTGGCCGGGTGCTGCTCAAGTGCGAGAACCTCCAGCGCACCGGCTCGTTCAAGATCCGCGGCGCCTACCTGCGGCTCTCGCGGCTCACGCCCGAGGAGCGCGCCCGCGGCGTGGTCGCGGCGTCCGCGGGCAACCACGCCCAGGGCGTCGCGCTGGCCGCGCAGCTGCTGGGGATCAAGGCCACCGTCTTCATGCCCGACGGTGCCCCGATCCCCAAGGCCAACGCGACCCGGGGATACGGCGCCGAGGTGCGCTTCCACGGGCTCTCGCTGACCGAGGCGCTGGTGCGCGCCCAGGAGTTCTCCGACGAGACCGGGGCGGTGTTCATCCACCCCTTCGACCACGCCGACATCATGACCGGCCAGGGCACCTGCGGGCTCGAGGTGCTCGAGCAGGCGCCCGAGGTCCGCACCGTGCTCATCCCCACCGGGGGCGGCGGGCTGCTGGCGGGGATGGCGCTGGCGATCAAGGCCTCGCGGCCCGACGTACGCGTGGTGGGGGTGCAGGCGGCCGAGGCCGCGGCGTACCCCGAGTCGCTGCGCACCGGCGCGCCCGTCGCGCTGGAACGGATGGCGACGATGGCCGACGGCATCGCCGTCGCGAAGCCCGGCGACCTGCCCTTCGAGGCGATCCAGCGCTGCGTCGACGAGGTCGTCACCGTCTCCGAGGACTCGCTCTCCCGCGCGCTGGTGCTGCTGCTCGAGCGCGCCAAGATGGTGGTCGAGCCGTCCGGCGCCGCCGCGGTGGCGGCCGTCCTCGACGCGCCGCAGGCCTTCGAGACGCCGATGGTGGCCGTGCTCTCGGGCGGCAACGTCGACCCGCTGCTGCTCGGCAACCTGATCCGCCACGGCATGGCGGCCGGCGGCCGCTACCTCAACATCCGCTGCGTCATCCCCGACCGGCCGGGCGGCCTGGCCACGCTGCTGGCCGACCTCGCCGGCTCGGGCGCCAACGTGCTGGAGGTCGCGCACGAGCGCACCTCGACGACGTTGCACATCGGTGAGGTGGAGGTGCGGCTCCAGCTCGAGACCCGCGGCGCCCCCCACGCCGAGTCCGTGCTCGCGCGGCTGCGCGACCACGGCTACGCCGTGCGCGACTGA
- a CDS encoding AI-2E family transporter yields MGVTRGVRDRLRLRGRDDDGASGAVADEAAEQDARARREQESLELRERIAAQWAEVRAARRAMERRPEVAAGTSNFTRAQVPYGMDLAAAWAWRFVVVCAAGLIILYLLQFFMVVVLPIVIALLIAALVSPVVRWLGRLGVPRGGGALIVVLLLLALVALSVTFVGNQVAQGVSDLSTQVGSGLEQIRSWLRDGPLGVTDSQINTALQESQAQLQSLGDNAYATLSELGATVGHVLAGVFIVLFATYFFLADGALIWTWLVRLFPRAGRLKADSSGRVAWSSLTQFVRATVLVAAVDALGIAVGAAVLGVPFVGAIAVLVFLGAFVPMIGATISGAVAVLVALVAQGPVTAAIMLGVVIAVQQLEAHVLQPFLMGRFVSVHPLGVIVAIAMGVLVAGIAGALIAVPLAASLNAVVQHLARDTAVGEDAQEAAADDAALQPGGEPA; encoded by the coding sequence GTGGGAGTCACGCGAGGGGTGAGGGACCGGCTGCGGCTGCGCGGCCGGGACGACGACGGGGCCTCGGGAGCGGTCGCCGACGAGGCCGCGGAGCAGGACGCACGCGCCCGTCGCGAGCAGGAGAGCCTGGAGCTGCGCGAGCGGATCGCCGCCCAGTGGGCCGAGGTCCGTGCCGCCCGCCGGGCCATGGAGAGGCGCCCCGAGGTGGCCGCCGGCACCAGCAACTTCACGCGCGCCCAGGTGCCCTACGGCATGGACCTCGCCGCCGCCTGGGCCTGGCGCTTCGTGGTCGTCTGCGCGGCGGGGCTGATCATCCTCTACCTGCTGCAGTTCTTCATGGTCGTGGTGCTGCCGATCGTGATCGCGCTGCTGATCGCCGCGCTCGTCAGCCCGGTGGTCCGCTGGCTCGGCCGGCTCGGGGTGCCCCGTGGGGGAGGGGCGCTCATCGTGGTGCTGCTGCTCCTCGCCCTGGTGGCGCTGTCGGTGACCTTCGTGGGCAACCAGGTCGCGCAGGGCGTCAGCGACCTGTCCACCCAGGTCGGCAGCGGCCTGGAGCAGATCCGCAGCTGGCTGCGCGACGGGCCGCTCGGCGTGACCGACTCGCAGATCAACACCGCGCTGCAGGAGTCGCAGGCCCAGCTGCAGTCGCTCGGTGACAACGCCTACGCCACCCTCAGCGAGCTCGGCGCCACCGTCGGGCACGTGCTGGCCGGCGTGTTCATCGTGCTGTTCGCGACCTACTTCTTCCTCGCCGACGGCGCGCTCATCTGGACCTGGCTGGTGCGGCTGTTCCCGCGGGCCGGGCGGCTCAAGGCCGACTCCTCGGGCCGGGTCGCGTGGTCCTCGCTGACCCAGTTCGTCCGGGCCACCGTGCTGGTCGCCGCCGTCGACGCGCTGGGCATCGCCGTCGGCGCGGCCGTCCTCGGCGTGCCGTTCGTGGGCGCCATCGCGGTCCTGGTCTTCCTCGGCGCGTTCGTGCCGATGATCGGCGCCACCATCAGCGGTGCGGTGGCCGTGCTCGTCGCGCTGGTGGCCCAGGGCCCGGTGACCGCCGCGATCATGCTCGGCGTGGTGATCGCCGTGCAGCAGCTCGAGGCCCACGTGCTGCAGCCGTTCCTGATGGGCCGCTTCGTCTCGGTGCACCCGCTCGGGGTCATCGTCGCGATCGCGATGGGCGTGCTCGTCGCGGGCATCGCCGGCGCGCTGATCGCGGTGCCGCTGGCGGCCTCGCTGAACGCCGTGGTCCAGCACCTCGCCCGTGACACGGCGGTGGGCGAGGACGCCCAGGAGGCCGCGGCGGACGACGCGGCCCTGCAACCCGGAGGGGAGCCCGCATGA
- a CDS encoding glutamate mutase L has translation MEPLLCVDLGSTFTKAALVDGDTGDLLGTTSHPTTLATDVMDGVDACRAALAERHPEAVDAALLACSSAGGGLRIAVVGTEELVTAEAGRRVALSSGGTVAAVLSGGLGEHGVATLREARPDVVLLVGGTDGGNSEVLLADAASLAAAGWDGPVVVAGDVEAREEVGARLAAGGSAYLLSDNVLPRIGVLTPAPARRAVRELFLSHVIGGKGLSTRVDLASLVRGPTPDLVLTGVEVLAAVTGQDVVVVDVGGATTDVHSVVQLDPEEATLSREVVASSPVTRTVEGDLGMRWSAASTWDAATAAGLDPGFDRDQGVRRAEHPDLLPEGPDDVADDLALAGAAATLACRRHAGRARVVTGPDGRVVERSGTDLRRVGLLVGSGGVLRHAPPGQAEAVLARLVGTSPEGWQLPASPRVVVDRDYVLAAVGLLAESHAAAAGALARSLTAWESREG, from the coding sequence GTGGAGCCTCTCCTGTGCGTCGACCTCGGGTCGACGTTCACCAAGGCCGCGCTCGTCGACGGCGACACCGGTGACCTGCTGGGCACCACGTCGCACCCCACGACCCTGGCCACCGACGTGATGGACGGCGTCGACGCCTGCCGGGCCGCGCTGGCGGAGCGCCACCCGGAGGCCGTGGACGCCGCCCTGCTGGCCTGCTCCTCGGCCGGAGGGGGCCTGCGGATCGCCGTCGTCGGTACCGAGGAGCTGGTCACCGCCGAGGCCGGGCGCCGGGTCGCGTTGTCGAGCGGCGGCACGGTGGCGGCCGTGCTCAGCGGCGGCCTGGGGGAGCACGGGGTCGCCACGCTGCGGGAGGCCCGGCCCGACGTGGTGCTGCTGGTCGGCGGCACCGACGGCGGCAACTCCGAGGTGCTGCTCGCCGACGCGGCGTCGCTGGCCGCCGCCGGGTGGGACGGCCCCGTCGTGGTCGCGGGCGACGTCGAGGCCCGCGAGGAGGTCGGCGCCAGGTTGGCGGCCGGCGGATCGGCGTACCTGCTCAGCGACAACGTGCTGCCCCGCATCGGCGTCCTCACCCCCGCCCCCGCCCGCCGGGCGGTGCGCGAGCTGTTCCTCTCCCACGTCATCGGCGGCAAGGGCCTCAGCACCCGCGTCGACCTCGCCTCCCTCGTGCGCGGCCCCACCCCCGACCTCGTGCTGACCGGGGTCGAGGTGCTGGCCGCGGTCACCGGCCAGGACGTCGTGGTGGTCGACGTCGGCGGTGCCACCACCGACGTGCACTCGGTGGTGCAGCTCGACCCCGAGGAGGCCACGCTCTCGCGCGAGGTGGTCGCGAGCTCGCCGGTCACCCGCACCGTCGAGGGTGACCTCGGGATGCGGTGGAGCGCGGCCTCGACCTGGGACGCGGCGACCGCCGCCGGGCTCGACCCCGGCTTCGACCGCGACCAGGGCGTACGCCGCGCCGAGCACCCCGACCTGCTGCCCGAGGGTCCCGACGACGTCGCCGACGACCTCGCGCTGGCCGGCGCCGCCGCGACCCTGGCCTGCCGCCGCCACGCCGGCCGCGCCCGCGTCGTCACCGGCCCGGACGGGCGCGTCGTGGAGCGCAGCGGCACCGACCTGCGCCGGGTCGGCCTGCTCGTCGGCTCCGGCGGGGTGCTCCGCCACGCCCCGCCCGGGCAGGCGGAGGCGGTGCTCGCGCGCCTGGTCGGGACGTCGCCCGAGGGGTGGCAGCTGCCGGCGTCCCCGCGGGTGGTGGTGGACCGCGACTACGTGCTCGCCGCGGTCGGGCTGCTGGCGGAGAGCCACGCCGCCGCGGCAGGCGCCCTGGCACGTAGCCTGACGGCGTGGGAGTCACGCGAGGGGTGA
- a CDS encoding YidH family protein, protein MEPDVRFSLANERTLLAYQRTSVAMLAAAVAVVHFLERGPLSLLLGLAFVLTSAIAAVGGYLRFRGVERAMREGRPIGSGPAAHLLSLAVVVSLLVATAYVLLARD, encoded by the coding sequence GTGGAGCCGGACGTCCGGTTCTCGCTGGCCAACGAGCGCACCCTGCTGGCCTACCAGCGCACCTCGGTCGCGATGCTGGCCGCCGCCGTGGCGGTGGTGCACTTCCTCGAGCGCGGCCCGCTGTCGCTGCTGCTCGGGCTGGCCTTCGTGCTGACCTCCGCGATCGCGGCGGTGGGCGGCTACCTGCGCTTCCGTGGCGTGGAGCGCGCGATGCGCGAGGGGCGACCGATCGGCTCCGGTCCCGCGGCGCACCTGCTCAGCCTCGCGGTGGTGGTGAGCCTGCTGGTCGCCACGGCCTACGTGCTGCTGGCCCGGGACTGA
- a CDS encoding cystathionine gamma-synthase gives MTQEQHDQHRSKSGFETRAIHAGYEPDAATGAVIPPIYATSTYKQDGVGGLRGGYEYSRSGNPTRTALEGNLAALEEGERAFAFASGLAAEDTLLHSVCGPGDHVVIPDDAYGGTFRLVDKVATGWGLEYDAAPVSDVDAVRAAIRPGRTRLVWVETPTNPLLNIGDIEALAGVAHDAGALLVVDNTFASSYLQQPLTLGADVVVHSTTKYAGGHSDVVGGALVVRDLELAERVGFHQNAIGAVAGPFDSWLVLRGLRTLAVRMDRHCDNAERVVEFLAGHPKVAQVIYPGLEEHPGHAVAARQMKRFGGIVSFRVAAGEQAALDACARAEVFTLAESLGGIESLIEHPGRMTHASVAGTALEVPSDLIRLSVGIETADDLLADLDRALG, from the coding sequence GTGACCCAGGAGCAGCACGACCAGCACCGATCCAAGTCCGGTTTCGAGACGCGGGCGATCCACGCGGGCTACGAGCCGGACGCCGCGACGGGCGCGGTGATCCCGCCGATCTACGCCACCTCGACCTACAAGCAGGACGGCGTCGGGGGGCTCCGTGGGGGCTACGAGTACAGCCGCTCCGGCAACCCCACCCGCACCGCCCTGGAGGGCAACCTCGCCGCCCTGGAGGAGGGGGAGCGGGCCTTCGCCTTCGCCTCCGGCCTCGCCGCCGAGGACACGCTGCTCCACTCGGTGTGCGGTCCGGGCGACCACGTGGTCATCCCCGACGACGCCTACGGCGGCACCTTCCGGCTCGTCGACAAGGTCGCCACCGGGTGGGGCCTGGAGTACGACGCGGCGCCGGTCAGCGACGTCGACGCGGTCCGTGCCGCCATCCGCCCCGGGAGGACCCGGCTCGTCTGGGTCGAGACCCCCACCAACCCGCTGCTCAACATCGGCGACATCGAGGCGCTGGCGGGCGTCGCCCATGACGCCGGGGCGCTGCTGGTCGTCGACAACACCTTCGCCTCCTCCTACCTCCAGCAGCCGCTCACGCTGGGCGCCGACGTGGTGGTCCACTCCACGACCAAGTACGCCGGCGGCCACTCCGACGTCGTCGGCGGAGCCCTGGTCGTGCGTGACCTGGAGCTGGCCGAGCGGGTCGGGTTCCACCAGAACGCCATCGGTGCGGTGGCCGGCCCCTTCGACTCCTGGCTGGTGCTGCGCGGCTTGAGGACGCTGGCCGTGCGGATGGACCGGCACTGCGACAACGCCGAGCGGGTGGTGGAGTTCCTCGCCGGGCACCCGAAGGTGGCGCAGGTGATCTACCCCGGCCTGGAGGAGCACCCCGGCCACGCGGTCGCGGCCCGGCAGATGAAGCGGTTCGGCGGCATCGTGTCCTTCCGTGTCGCCGCCGGCGAGCAGGCGGCCCTGGACGCCTGCGCCCGCGCCGAGGTGTTCACCCTGGCCGAGTCGCTCGGCGGCATCGAGTCGCTGATCGAGCACCCGGGCCGGATGACCCACGCGAGCGTCGCCGGCACCGCCCTCGAGGTGCCCTCGGACCTGATCCGGCTCAGCGTCGGCATCGAGACGGCCGACGACCTGCTCGCCGACCTGGACCGGGCCCTTGGCTGA